One Candidatus Omnitrophota bacterium DNA window includes the following coding sequences:
- a CDS encoding FmdB family zinc ribbon protein — MPTYEYECEKCGNAFEKFQKMTDDPLKKCPECGGKVVRLIGSGSGIIFKGSGFYETDYKKKRGSAGKDAPPCPGSGDCKSCPSGKKKNG, encoded by the coding sequence ATGCCGACGTATGAGTACGAGTGTGAAAAATGCGGAAACGCGTTCGAGAAATTCCAGAAGATGACGGACGATCCGCTGAAGAAGTGCCCTGAATGCGGCGGTAAGGTGGTGCGCCTCATAGGGTCGGGCAGCGGTATAATATTCAAGGGCTCCGGTTTTTACGAGACGGATTACAAGAAGAAGAGGGGCTCCGCCGGAAAAGACGCTCCTCCCTGTCCGGGGTCGGGCGACTGTAAAAGCTGTCCTTCCGGCAAAAAGAAGAACGGTTAG
- a CDS encoding DUF1015 domain-containing protein, translating to MATVKPFKGIIYNKGKVGKVEKVIAPPYDVIPKEMQASLYRRDPHNVVRLILGKIYPGDTSRNNRYTRAKRSFDSWLKGGVMVRDEADSLYIYSQTYRYGGRRFERTGFMGLMGLDGGKGKDSVLSHENTLRAPKVDRLSLIRSIKANLSPIFVLYEDGRHAIVNILKRHCRAKRPLIDLYYDDVRHRMWRLDDARDIKRIEALMRPKDIFIADGHHRYEVARAYSAEVQRRGAGDELKKNSKSMMVYFVESDERMLTILPAHRLVKDIGALKEGDILQRVERSFFVQKMRSMKVLMGALERSGGAHAFGMYTGKGRFYLLKLKSVAYSDRVIRENSDTWKRLDVTILHLFLMQHVLGIRDEDDNVEFVKDPGELPGLVDKRRFKIAFFLNPTMVSQVKRIARMGERMPRKATYFYPKPLSGLVINKLN from the coding sequence TTGGCAACTGTAAAACCTTTTAAAGGTATCATATACAATAAGGGAAAGGTGGGGAAAGTAGAGAAGGTCATCGCGCCTCCCTACGATGTGATCCCCAAAGAGATGCAGGCGTCCCTCTACCGCCGGGACCCCCACAACGTAGTGCGGCTCATATTGGGTAAGATATATCCCGGGGATACGTCGCGTAACAACCGTTACACCCGGGCGAAGAGGTCCTTCGACTCCTGGCTCAAGGGCGGGGTGATGGTCCGGGATGAGGCCGATTCCCTGTATATATACTCCCAGACGTACAGATATGGCGGCAGGAGATTCGAACGCACTGGTTTTATGGGCCTTATGGGACTGGATGGAGGCAAAGGTAAAGATTCCGTCCTCTCGCACGAGAATACGCTGCGCGCTCCCAAGGTAGACCGCCTCAGCCTGATCCGCAGCATAAAAGCGAACCTGAGCCCTATATTCGTCCTCTACGAAGACGGGCGCCACGCGATCGTCAATATCCTGAAAAGGCACTGCAGGGCCAAAAGGCCTCTCATAGACCTATATTACGATGATGTCCGCCACCGTATGTGGCGGCTGGACGATGCGCGCGACATAAAGAGGATAGAGGCGCTCATGCGGCCCAAGGATATATTCATAGCCGACGGCCACCATCGTTACGAAGTGGCCAGGGCATATTCCGCCGAAGTCCAGCGCCGGGGGGCCGGGGATGAACTTAAAAAGAACTCGAAGTCGATGATGGTATATTTCGTCGAATCCGATGAAAGGATGCTGACGATACTGCCGGCGCACCGGCTGGTAAAAGATATAGGTGCTCTCAAAGAGGGCGACATATTGCAGAGGGTCGAAAGGTCCTTCTTTGTGCAGAAGATGCGCTCGATGAAGGTCCTGATGGGGGCCCTCGAGAGATCGGGCGGGGCGCACGCCTTCGGGATGTATACCGGTAAGGGCCGCTTCTATCTGCTGAAACTGAAGAGCGTAGCGTATTCTGACAGGGTCATACGGGAAAATTCCGACACATGGAAGCGTCTCGACGTGACGATACTCCACCTTTTCCTTATGCAGCACGTGCTTGGGATCAGGGACGAGGACGATAACGTCGAATTCGTGAAGGACCCGGGAGAACTGCCGGGCCTTGTCGATAAACGCAGATTCAAGATAGCGTTCTTTCTGAATCCCACCATGGTATCCCAGGTCAAGAGGATAGCCCGTATGGGCGAGAGGATGCCGAGAAAGGCGACCTATTTCTATCCCAAGCCGCTTTCGGGGCTTGTGATCAATAAGTTAAACTGA
- the asnB gene encoding asparagine synthase (glutamine-hydrolyzing) has product MCGICGYVYADRTKRPSEAVLKGMMDTLAHRGPDDSGSFIRGPAALGHRRLSIIDLKTGRQPMSNEDGSITIVYNGEIYNFPELREALSEKGHVFKTRSDTEVIIRAYEEYGESCLGHFNGMFAFALWDAGKERLFLARDRFGKKPLYYAFFDNQLIFASELKSLLKHPSARRQIDMSSVSKYLAYEYIPSPRTIFRDIKKLEPASKLLFEKGRSRVERYWDMKTGDTVSMDPEETGKRIIGLLKDSVRRRLISDVPLGVFLSGGIDSSAVVAMMAELVSPKEIKTFSVGFREKLYDESGDARTVAGHFGTDHHEEILKPGTMLEVFPAVLDMLDEPFADSSIIPTYIVSRFTRRHVTVALGGDGGDELFMGYPSFFAHKLNGYFNLLPEPVRSGSVKLLTGMLPVSHDYNSRSYRAARFLRGLDLPEEVRHQVWTGSFTPAEQEKLFLPNAELSFDPLDLYDTTAGLYRNAKGADPLDRAAYIYAKTYMADDILAKVDRASMAVSLEVRAPFLDKDFAEFVMTIPGSMKMKGFRTKWILKKALEGKLPGETLAKPKRGFAVPVAAWLKNDLKGLLTDAFDKTKIEREGIFRYPYIKSMVDAFMADKNDTRKELWALFMFEMWYDRWMK; this is encoded by the coding sequence ATGTGCGGCATTTGCGGTTACGTATACGCTGACAGGACGAAGCGCCCGTCTGAGGCCGTCCTCAAGGGCATGATGGATACGCTCGCTCACAGGGGGCCTGACGATAGCGGGTCTTTCATACGCGGGCCGGCCGCCTTAGGCCACAGGCGCCTTTCCATAATAGACCTCAAGACCGGCCGCCAGCCGATGTCAAACGAAGACGGCTCGATAACTATCGTCTACAACGGCGAGATATATAACTTTCCCGAGCTGAGAGAGGCCCTCTCCGAAAAGGGGCACGTCTTCAAAACGAGGTCCGATACAGAAGTCATCATACGCGCGTACGAAGAGTATGGCGAGAGTTGCCTCGGACATTTCAACGGCATGTTCGCTTTCGCATTATGGGACGCGGGTAAGGAACGGCTGTTCCTGGCGCGCGACAGGTTCGGGAAGAAACCCCTCTACTATGCGTTCTTCGATAATCAGCTCATCTTTGCGTCGGAACTCAAATCGCTTCTCAAACACCCCTCCGCGCGCAGGCAGATAGATATGAGTTCGGTAAGCAAATACCTGGCCTACGAGTATATACCCTCACCACGCACCATATTCAGGGATATAAAGAAACTGGAGCCGGCCTCCAAACTCCTCTTCGAAAAAGGACGCAGCAGGGTAGAGCGTTACTGGGATATGAAGACGGGGGATACGGTATCCATGGACCCGGAAGAGACGGGGAAGAGGATCATCGGTCTCCTGAAGGATTCGGTCAGACGCCGGCTGATAAGCGATGTGCCCCTGGGCGTATTCTTAAGCGGCGGCATCGATTCGTCGGCCGTGGTCGCAATGATGGCAGAACTCGTCAGCCCCAAAGAGATAAAGACGTTCTCCGTGGGGTTCAGGGAGAAGCTTTATGACGAATCGGGCGATGCCAGGACCGTCGCCGGACATTTCGGGACGGATCACCATGAAGAGATATTGAAACCCGGGACGATGCTTGAGGTATTCCCGGCCGTTCTCGACATGCTGGACGAACCCTTTGCCGATTCATCTATCATACCCACATATATCGTCTCGCGCTTTACGAGAAGGCATGTGACGGTCGCACTGGGCGGCGACGGAGGGGACGAGCTCTTTATGGGATATCCTTCGTTCTTTGCGCACAAGCTCAACGGTTACTTCAACCTTCTCCCGGAGCCTGTCAGGAGCGGATCCGTAAAACTGTTGACCGGGATGCTGCCGGTATCGCATGACTATAACAGCCGGAGTTACAGGGCGGCGCGGTTCCTGCGCGGGCTCGATCTTCCGGAAGAGGTCCGCCATCAGGTATGGACAGGGTCGTTCACCCCGGCCGAACAGGAGAAGCTTTTTCTCCCGAACGCAGAGTTGAGCTTTGATCCGTTAGATCTTTATGACACAACGGCCGGTCTTTACCGGAACGCGAAAGGCGCCGACCCGCTCGACAGGGCCGCTTATATTTACGCAAAGACGTATATGGCAGACGACATACTGGCCAAGGTGGACAGGGCGAGCATGGCCGTGTCGCTCGAGGTGAGGGCGCCGTTCCTCGACAAAGATTTCGCCGAATTCGTGATGACCATACCGGGTTCCATGAAGATGAAAGGGTTCAGGACGAAGTGGATACTGAAGAAGGCATTGGAAGGCAAACTGCCGGGGGAGACGCTGGCTAAGCCCAAGCGGGGGTTCGCGGTACCGGTCGCGGCTTGGCTGAAGAACGACCTCAAGGGGCTCCTCACCGACGCCTTCGACAAGACGAAGATCGAGCGGGAGGGCATATTCAGATACCCGTATATA